A genomic region of Papaver somniferum cultivar HN1 chromosome 7, ASM357369v1, whole genome shotgun sequence contains the following coding sequences:
- the LOC113294281 gene encoding norreticuline-7-O-methyltransferase-like: MEVVSQIDQENQAIIWKQIYGFSESLLLKCAVQCEIAETIHNHGTPMSILELASKLPIDQPVNIERLYRVMRYLVHQKLFNKEVITTLNGGTVQVTEKYWLAPPAKYLIRGSQQSMVPSVLGIIDEDMFAPWHILKDSLTGECNIFEKALGKSISVYMSENPEMNQISNGAMAFDSGLVISHLVNECKNIFGDEIKTLVDVGGGTSTAVAAISKAFPNIKCTLFDLPHVIADSHEIQTIKKVSGDMFKSIPSADAIFMKNILHDWNDDECIHILKRCKDVVSSGGKLIIVEMVLDVDSVHPYSKLRLTSDIDMMVNNGGKERTEVEWKKLFDAAGFASCKFTQMSAGFAAQSIIEVY, encoded by the exons ATGGAAGTAGTTAGCCAGATTGATCAAGAAAATCAAGCAATAATCTGGAAACAAATTTATGGTTTTTCGGAATCATTACTTCTCAAATGTGCAGTTCAATGTGAGATTGCTGAAACTATTCATAACCATGGAACACCGATGTCTATATTGGAATTAGCTTCTAAGCTTCCAATTGATCAACCGGTTAATATCGAGCGTTTGTACCGTGTGATGCGTTACTTAGTTCACCAGAAACTTTTCAACAAGGAAGTTATCACCACGCTTAATGGTGGAACCGTTCAAGTAACAGAGAAATACTGGTTAGCTCCACCAGCGAAATACCTAATAAGAGGGTCTCAACAATCAATGGTTCCTTCAGTTTTAGGAATAATTGATGAAGATATGTTTGCTCCGTGGCATATTCTAAAAGACAGTTTAACTGGTGAATGTAACATTTTTGAGAAAGCGTTAGGAAAGAGCATTTCTGTTTATATGAGCGAAAATCCTGAAATGAATCAAATTTCCAACGGAGCAATGGCTTTTGATAGTGGATTAGTTATTTCGCATTTGGTTAATGAATGCAAAAATATTTTCGGTGATGAAATTAAAACACTCGTTGATGTTGGTGGTGGTACTAGTACTGCAGTCGCAGCAATTTCCAAAGCGTTCCCCAATATTAAGTGCACGCTCTTTGATCTTCCTCATGTTATAGCTGATTCACATGAAATTCAAACTATTAAAAAAGTTTCAGGAGACATGTTCAAGTCAATTCCTAGTGCTGATGCCATATTCATGAAG AATATCCTTCACGATTGGAACGATGATGAATGTATTCACATTCTAAAGCGTTGCAAAGATGTAGTGTCATCGGGAGGGAAACTTATTATTGTTGAAATGGTGTTGGACGTGGATTCTGTTCATCCATATTCAAAACTTAGACTCACATCTGATATAGATATGATGGTTAACAATGGAGGTAAAGAGAGAACCGAAGTGGAATGGAAGAAACTTTTTGATGCAGCAGGTTTTGCTAGTTGCAAATTTACTCAAATGTCAGCAGGTTTTGCAGCTCAATCTATAATTGAGGTCTATTGA